The genomic stretch GCGGTTGGGCCGTCGcgttcatgcatgcatgtgatgcGGCCAGGCGACGACGGAGCCACGAGAGGCCGGCCTACCTTGCCGGCGCCGCGTGTGTACGCTACGCCGCCACTGTAAGAAACCAGCAACGTACTACAGTGTTGGGATGGGTGCTGCACAAGGTTGGTGTGGCGAGAGGCGAGGCCAAAAACCAGAAAGACAATGCTTCACGCAATGAGATACTAGGCTACCAGGGACCGACAAAGAGTGATGCATTACGGGGAGGAGACGTGTGATGCTAATTATCCTCGTGTTAATTAGCaatcgattttttttttctttccatcAATAGCAATCGATTAACGACTACTCTCTCCGTCCCTTTTTAATTATCGCTTGCGCTTTGCGAAAAACAACTGCcgacaattatatattaaaaaatattaatatttataatacataattagtatcattacaaagatctttgaatctagtttttttaacaaatttatttaaagatataaatgttgcacgtattttctataaattaagTCTAACTTGTGGCATGCATACCAACAGCGACAATTAAAAAGAGAGAGACAGACGGAGTACGTATGACATGCCAAACGACGACGACCATCCAAATGTCCAATCAGTCACAGGTAATGCGCATGCATGGTCCACGTGACATGCCACGCTGCTTAGCTAGAGAGCCATACAAACAAACTGTTCGACCCCTTGGTAATTAATATACGTACTGGGATTATGGCCATATGTTGCAACGAGAAAATATGATAATTCAGATTTGAACATGTGTGTATTGTTTATTGAAAACAGTATTTTGAGCGAGCCTAACATTTCATTTGTAGCTAGATGCATTGTAGCTAGAAAAGTGGAATATTTTGTGCCAACCAAAACAGCAAAGAGGTGGTTTAAGAATTCAAAGTCTAGATATATAAAATAAGCATCTTTTGAGCAAATAGCTTTTTCAAACTTTGTAATGAGGAGGGCACCTAGCAGGAGTTAACAAGGAACAAGTAAGTGAATAACAAGACTCTAagtttggtttcacaattttggaGTTGTTTGTTGGGAATCAAAGATATTTTCTTATATCTAGAGAGTTTTAAACTAGACAATGGAACTATATTAGATTTTGGGAAGACACATGATCGGGCTCCCAAGCTTTGAACATCCAATGTCCGAGTTTATTTAATATACATGTGCGTAGCAAACAAGCAACAATGGTATGTACTTAATTCCACCCCCTCTCAATATACTTTTTTTTTGCGGAACAAGTTGGAATAGCAAAGTTTGCGGGAGTTGCTTTTATTAACTTTATAATTAATGAGGATAGGGATATAGGAACGTAAATAATAATGGCTTGTTTTCTGTTAAATCCATGTACTTATACATAGTCAATAATGGGATTAAGGTTATCTAGAAAAATCTGCATATGAAAGTGCCCCTAAGCCCTAAAGATTAATACTTTCTTTTTTATTCTTAAAGAATGGGGTGATACCAACAAAAAGAATCTTGCTAAAAGGACTTGGAATAATGGTAGTAAGATTTATTGTTTTTTTAGCAAATTTGAAACTATCCGGCACTTGTTTTTATTGTCATTATGTCAGTTTCCTTTGGTATGTTGTGTTTGTTTTGCTTGGCATTAAACGTCTAAGGAACACGAACAATCTTTTGGATAGTATGTCAAAGCTAGGGGGTTGCATGCTCGCAAAAAAAGCTAGGGGGTTGCAAATATAATCATCTTTTATCGACTAGAGCTGCTGCTTTTTTGCTGAGTAATATGAATCATAAGGAACAATACAGTATTAGACAGATATTGCGTAATTTTTTTGCGGGTTCTTTTCAGAAATGGTAGCCACCGTAACCCTCCGTTTATACAGCTCCTTAACCTAGTATCTCAAAAtaaccgtgtgtttggttgggggttgggtgggttgggttggatccaacccagttttgggggacggagccaacccaaaagagtgtttggttgcacttcGATTTTGGGGACAGACCCAACCCGTTttagtgtttggttgaaggattGGAGACGGAGCGGCTCCGttcagtgtttggttgaaggaatTCAGTGTTTGGTGAACATCAACCCGGCTGGAGCGGCTCTGTCCGCCAGATTTTGACGGACGAGTCCAACCCGCATCTGAGAGGAATATTCCACTCTGGAGCCAACCCAACCCTCTCATCCTCCCACCAAACAGCCACGGGAACGGGTTCACTCCGACCCGGCTCGCCCCCCTCTCCATCCAAACACACGATAAAGTTACCACACTGACTCTGCATCCTTATGGGAAGTCGTGTTACGTTACTGTTAACGGACACATGATGCATATGACGAGTTGATGATGATAAGCTACGGTGTGTTTGGTTTGTAAAATCATTTCATGCTTTATACGTAGTATATCATGTTTTCATTCTATGAATTTTGGCTTTTAGCATCGCTGGCAGCCTGGCTCACTGCTGCCTTGGACCATGCACCATGCTGATGAGGACGGTAGGGCCAGCATTAATTAAATAACACAGATGCATGACATCCACAACTGATGTTTCCGGAAAGATATTCGATCAGAGGTATGGTGATGTGCCATTTTCCCGTGTCTGGACGCCTATATATAGAGCTGCTCTGCTTTGGCCAGCAGCAGCAACACAAAACATTCTATAAGTAGAGGTAACAAAGCCAGATGAAGGGCAGCACGCTGTTTGTGATCCTGGTTCTCCAGGCAGCTCTGGTCATGGGAATCTTTGCAGTTGTGGCTAAAGAAAACGGTACGTGTATTCTCTTAATTACATGCTGAAAGTTTTCACCGAGGCTAATGTGCCAATTAGTTTGCTCGTTTTCTTTTTCTGAAAGAGAGAGGCCGTGCTTTTCAACAATGTGTCTATGGAAACAACTAGTTCTGCCAAATTCGAATGGAATTATAACCATAAGGCTTCCGAAAATTGGATTTGGTAACTCGCTTTTCAACTATACCACAGAGAACCACAAAATAACCCATGGCGCATTCTGTCCTCGTTAGTTTATAATCTCAGTATGCTATTTTTCTGCACTGATGCAATGTACTAGAAGCTGAAGGGATGAAAGACAGTTAAAGGATTGTATATCTTCACCATTTTTCTCTTAGGCAACAAGGTCATCAGATTTTCTGGAGTCCCCATCAGGCAGATAGACTTGTAGATGTAGCCATATATATTGGGCCCGACTACTCACTGTCAGTGGCACTCCACTTGCTATATGCACAAACAAACTCAGACTATAGCATGCATGGATCCGACGTGCCAGCCTGAACCTGATGGTAGATGTAGATGGCAATCCACACCACTCGAAAACAATACAGATCGCCAGACATCTATCCCAGTTCGCCGCATATTTCTACGTGCAactactttttattttttaaaaaaagaccaGCAGGTAGAGAAAGATTGTCATGCATGAGCGAGATTTAAACTGATGTGAACTCAAACGCGTGGCATGCAGCTGCCGTCGGTGAGAGCAAGGGCAACACGGAGACCAACGGTGGCAAGCTCGGGTGCTGCACCAAGTGCAACTTCTCCTTCTCCGGCCTCTACACCTGCGACGACATCGTCAGCAAGTGCGACCCCGTCTGCAAGGTCTGCACCGTCGTCAAGAAGTACCCCGTCAAGCAGTTCCAGTGCACCGACACCTTCCTCGGCATGTGCGGCCCACCGTGCAAGAAGAACTAGGGCTCAGCATGGCCCTCCTGACTGAGCTAGCTCACCTCACGCAAATGTATTCCACGCTACACGCCATCAATAAAAGCCGTCGAGGCTTCCATCCATCTATCAGCTAGTATGTATGAGCGCCCCTGCTCAATCGAGCATGGGTGAATAAAATTTATCGTCAAACTTTCCTCTGATGTTCGATGTTCAATGCTTCAGTGCTTGATCGAATATCCAAAATACCCCATTTGCTACTGTCAGCGCTTACTATGAATCAGATCTGCGTTCGTTTGGCAACCAATTGTGAATAAGGATTAGAAATGGGCTAATTAGAGGATTCTTCCCAGATCAATAAGCTTTTCTTTCAAGAGGTATAGGAGTCCGGCAGTCTGAACTTCGAGAGCGGCATCCGATCTCTGATCATGGCGCCAGCATTGGGCATAGCATGCCAGTGTAGAACAAACTGAAGCGTCTTCCCCCGCAGACTGCTACCCTGAAGTATTGTCAAGAAAAACTCAGCTCAGGGCGCATATCGGCATATGCAATTAGCCAATGAAAAGCAAGACGGAAAAAAAACCTTTACCTGGTCTATCAGGGGATACTTGCTCTTCACCTCTAGTTGCAGCTTTGCAAGGTCCTTGTCAGGTATAATATGGTCCCACAACGAAACCTGCCAAACAGAATAATTTGAAGCACCGATCAACCAGCCACTTGAATACAAACTGGAGGACTTCATCTAATATTCAACTAAGTAGCCTCAGAATGACCTAAAAAACTCTAACTTCAGAATGACTTGCTAAAATAATTCAATAGAAAATTCTACTGTTTAGCAAGAGTCACTGCAAACTAGATACATGTGCCAGTATCACCCACATGCTCATATTAGTGTGTAACTGTCTGGCATATAACCAAGAACAGATCTCCTTAAAGTATCATAAAAGTATAATATATTAAGGTCAATCCATAAGCTTAATTACGAAGAAGCATCATGACGCACCTGCTTGGACAGATCTCCTTAAGTCAAACCTATCTATCTACGAGGAAGAAAGATTTTGACTAGAAATGGCAAGAACACTTTATTCTGGAGAGATCCCTGGGTGACTGAAAACCCGTTGCTACATAGGTTCCCTCTTTTGTTCTGTCTTTGTGAACAACAAGATATCTCTGTAGCACAGGCGAGAGAAATGCAGTTCCAGTTAAGCTTTAGAAGGACCTTCAGTCTACTTGACTGCATATCCAATAGCAAGCTATGGATTTGAGTTTGTCGACAATGAAGATGAGATAGTGTGGAAGTTTAACAAAAATAAGATGTTTACAGTTAAATCAGTGTACGATGCTATGTCATCCAATGATTCTGGCAGTAATCATAAGTTGACGTGGAAAGGCAAAATCCCTGCAAAAATCAATTTTTTTTCTGTGGTTGATGGAAAATAATTCTGCGCTTACTAAAGATAATTTGATTAGAAGACAGTGATCTGGAGATCCAAAATGCTGTTTCTGTGAATTGGATGAAAATATGGATCATTTGTTCTTCACTTTCTAAAATAGTTTGGGCTGTGGTGGCTAAAGTCATTGGTGTGTCTGGCATTCCAACCAATATGACCTAATATTGGTCTTGGATCAAAAAATGGTTACCAAAGGAGAAGCTCTTTACCTTTAGCATTGCAGCAATATGTTGGGCTACATGGAAATCTAGAAATAAGGCAGGTATTTCCATTTGCTGTCTGTCAGATGGGTTTCACTTTTCGCCTTTCATTTCTTTTCTGATGTTCTAAGAATGTTGTATTTCCGTTATTTACTTATTTCATAATGGAAATGGGGAGATCCTCgattcaaaaaatatatataaccaAGAACAGGACAATCTACACAAAAATGAAAGCATTAGTGACAGGGCTAAAGATATCCTCCTAAATAGACTAAAGACGGCACTAGTGTGCAGACTGTTATGTGGGGACGGATATATAAAAGGTGCAACAAGCAGAAGGATCACAAGCTTGTGCTGGACCTGGACCCAGACCTGGAAGCAGCACAGGGAAGTGGCTGAAGCAGGACAGACTCCGAGCAATTCTGGTGTTCGGTTTGTCAGAGAAGTTCAGAGTTAGCGCATTAGTTGGTCATTAGGAGATTGAGTTAGTTTCGGTTTAGATAAATAAACCATTGGTTGTTAAGAGGTTTGCTGATCCAGGTGATTGTGTACCCCTCCCTATAAAAGGAGGCTATGGTCATTTAGAAACGTTACCCAATGGGGTGGCGTTTGGATAGGGTGGGGATACGGAAAGGGAAATATAATGGGATAAGAAAGAGGGGGTAGAGCACAGGGATATGAGATTTTATATCCATTTCCATGTTTGGGCTATCATGGTTTGGGTTAGGGATATATTGTGGGGCCCACCAAAATTTAAATGCAAACCATCGACAACGTGGGCGAAGGGGATCTGCACTTTTGATTTCCCAATATAACCCACCCCTCCAGCTTGATTGAATCGACAGGATATGAGCTACCCATTTCCCTATCCCAGAGCAGCCTCATTTCCCAAACCCTCTACCCAAACTGGGGAAAATCTTATCCTTCACAACACTTCCCATTCCCACCCCAATATcccattatccaaatgccacctaGATTCAATCCATCTTCTCCCTCATACTGTTCCTGCCGGTCACAGTGTGGAACCAATAGATTCTGAAGACAAGCAATAACTTAACTTTTCATGTCCTGTGGCCAAGAGGTACCATGCAAGTAGACATGACTGTCGCTTGTCATTCATGGCAAGGAGATTTACTAAATGAACTTTATCTGACTTGGATAGCAAGAACATATGTTCATAAAAATGCCAATAGCATCTAAGACCAGTACATTAGTTAATTATGTGATACAATTTAGTGACGCATAGATGCTACTACTTTTTAATATACATGAAGATG from Sorghum bicolor cultivar BTx623 chromosome 3, Sorghum_bicolor_NCBIv3, whole genome shotgun sequence encodes the following:
- the LOC8073355 gene encoding Bowman-Birk type wound-induced proteinase inhibitor WIP1, giving the protein MKGSTLFVILVLQAALVMGIFAVVAKENAAVGESKGNTETNGGKLGCCTKCNFSFSGLYTCDDIVSKCDPVCKVCTVVKKYPVKQFQCTDTFLGMCGPPCKKN